The genomic window CCATGGATATTGGCTTCGGCAACCGGCGAGACATTGCCCGGCACATAGAAATTGCCGCCCATGATGACGACGTCCTTCACCAGCGTCGCGATCTCAGGGTCTTCCTTCAGCGCCAGCGCCAGATTGGTCATCCGCCCCACTGCCACGAGCCGCACTTGGCCGGGATTGGCGCGCACCGTATCGATGATGAAGCGATGCGCCGTGCGCGGATCGAGCGGCAGGTCGATCGTCTCGGGCACTTCGATGTTGCCGAGGCCATTGTCGCCATGCACCACGGCCGGCCATTCCCGCTCTGCGCGCGTGGGATCGATGGTGACGCTGGCGCCCTTGGCGACAGGTGCGGCAATGTTCCATTCGCGCTTGAGGAAGAGCGCATTTCGCGTCGTCGTCTCGACCGAGGCATTACCGAAGACCGTCGTGATGCCGATCAGATCGATCTCGGGATGGCGGTGCAGGAAAAGAAGCGCCATGGCATCGTCGACGCCCGGGTCCGTGTCATAAATGACCTTGTGCATTGATATCCTCTGCAGAGCAATTCCAGCAAAAGTGCGTGAGCGGTTTTGCGCCCGGAATCGCGTTAAACAAGATGTGAATCGCCGGCATGCCGGATGGCGCCGCAACGTCCCGCCACCATAACGCCCGTCAGGTTTTCTGCAACCCGATCCCGGCAATCGCCGCCGTCGCATGCGCGGATTTGATCTTGCCGAGCACCAGCTCCGCATCCGCGCCAAGTGCGGCAAGGGCCGCCGATTCGGCCACTCCATGGCAGCCGACGCTGATAAAGACGATCTCCGAGGGATTTTTGAGCCGCGGCGTTTCCTCTTCCAGCCTCGGCGCATCGAAGAAGACGGCAGGCACGGAAAAATGTGCCGCAACGGCAAGGATTGCCGCCTCCTCCCTGCGGCTCTCGATCGAAGCAACGGCGGCAAGCTCGGCCCCGGCGATGCCGGCCGCATCGAGCGCCTCGATCGCAAGCGCCAGCACCTCGGCGGCCGGCGTCCCGCGCTCGCAGCCTAGCCCGAGCACATGGCATCTCGCCCTATCGAAGGAAATGTCGTTCATGGAAGCCGTCGAATGCGCCCTCGCTGTGTCCTTGCAGCCATTGCAGCTTGGAGCGGGAAATGCAACAAGACCGTTGAAAGCCTGTCTGGAATAGCATCTTGCCTGACATTGCCCTCCATCTGCTTCTGCTGCTTTGCGCGGCTGCCTTCTTTGCCGGTTTCGTCGATGCCATTGCCGGCGGCGGCGGCCTGATCACCGTTCCCGCCATGCTGATCGCCGGCATACCGCCGCTGCAGACGCTCGGCACCAACAAGGTGCAATCGATCTTCGGCGCCGCCTCGGCAACCCTGGCCTATGCCCGCAAGGGCCATGTGCAGCTTCAAGAACAGCTGCCGATGGCGCTGATGGCCGTCATGGGCGGAGCGATCGGCGCTGCCCTCGCAACCATCGTGCCAGGACAGGTGCTGCGGGCGATCATGCCGGTGCTGCTGCTCGCGATCGCGATCTTCTTTGCCGTCAAGCCGAACCTCAACGACCTCGACAAACACCGTCTCATTACGCCCTTCGCCTTCGGCCTGACGCTGGTGCCGGCCATCGGCTTCTACGACGGCGTTTTCGGCCCCGGCACAGGCTCCTTCTTTATGCTGGGCTTCGTCACACTCGCCGGATTCGGCGTGCTGAAGGCCACTGCCCATACCAAGCTTCTGAATTTCGGTTCGAACCTCGGCGCGC from Rhizobium sp. Pop5 includes these protein-coding regions:
- a CDS encoding nucleoside hydrolase — protein: MHKVIYDTDPGVDDAMALLFLHRHPEIDLIGITTVFGNASVETTTRNALFLKREWNIAAPVAKGASVTIDPTRAEREWPAVVHGDNGLGNIEVPETIDLPLDPRTAHRFIIDTVRANPGQVRLVAVGRMTNLALALKEDPEIATLVKDVVIMGGNFYVPGNVSPVAEANIHGDPEAADIVMTAPWKVVVIGLDVTSITTMSRGYLGEMAVRGDKAVKQLDALSQHYIDFYKHAVEDGMMVHDSCASVYVVAPELFETITGAVRVVCGGIADGQTVVKADGRRFPPGDWDGLPSQVVATGIESEKVVELIRDTLLRG
- a CDS encoding cobalamin biosynthesis protein, with the protein product MNDISFDRARCHVLGLGCERGTPAAEVLALAIEALDAAGIAGAELAAVASIESRREEAAILAVAAHFSVPAVFFDAPRLEEETPRLKNPSEIVFISVGCHGVAESAALAALGADAELVLGKIKSAHATAAIAGIGLQKT
- a CDS encoding TSUP family transporter — protein: MPDIALHLLLLLCAAAFFAGFVDAIAGGGGLITVPAMLIAGIPPLQTLGTNKVQSIFGAASATLAYARKGHVQLQEQLPMALMAVMGGAIGAALATIVPGQVLRAIMPVLLLAIAIFFAVKPNLNDLDKHRLITPFAFGLTLVPAIGFYDGVFGPGTGSFFMLGFVTLAGFGVLKATAHTKLLNFGSNLGALIVFASFGAILWKIGLLMGVCQFLGAQLGSRLAMRIGAKLIKPLLVIVCVALAIKLLADPANPLRVWIGL